A window of the Nocardia sp. NBC_01329 genome harbors these coding sequences:
- a CDS encoding LysR family transcriptional regulator encodes MELRQLTYYVAVCEELSFSRAAVRCFISQSAISHQIARLEHDLGVQLFERSTRSVVPTDASTRLLPLAKQMLGLESAIRASIRTTGPRIRLAANMSFATRSLSAIAGARDQHPGAEIEFVIKPFRQRVAAVADGDCDLALIRGSVQQAGLMVEQLWVEDLTLATAPTHPLAGRTDVTLAELSAYPLLLPPESEQFLLHNVIRTAFADLPTGPTFGPPIPPDHTATMELINHPDAWTVLYANSSTEGIAALPLVDHRLRIPVSAVLRADTRRTPILDSLLEGLHCA; translated from the coding sequence GTGGAACTACGCCAGCTCACGTACTACGTCGCAGTGTGCGAGGAGCTCAGCTTCAGCCGCGCGGCCGTCCGGTGCTTCATCTCACAGTCGGCGATCAGCCATCAGATCGCCCGGCTCGAGCACGACCTGGGCGTGCAACTCTTCGAGCGTTCGACCCGATCGGTCGTCCCCACCGACGCGAGCACAAGATTACTACCGCTGGCCAAGCAGATGCTAGGTCTGGAATCGGCCATCCGCGCCTCGATCCGCACCACCGGTCCCCGGATCCGGCTCGCCGCGAATATGTCGTTCGCCACCCGATCGCTGTCGGCCATCGCCGGTGCCCGCGACCAGCATCCGGGCGCGGAGATCGAATTCGTCATCAAACCCTTCCGCCAGCGCGTCGCCGCCGTCGCGGACGGCGATTGCGATCTGGCGTTGATCCGCGGCAGCGTGCAGCAGGCCGGCCTGATGGTCGAGCAGCTATGGGTGGAAGACCTCACCCTCGCCACCGCCCCCACGCATCCGCTGGCCGGTCGCACCGATGTGACCCTCGCCGAGCTCAGCGCATACCCGCTACTCCTGCCGCCGGAGTCCGAGCAGTTCCTCCTACACAACGTCATCCGGACCGCGTTCGCCGACCTCCCCACCGGCCCCACCTTCGGCCCGCCCATTCCACCGGACCACACCGCGACCATGGAGTTGATCAACCACCCCGACGCCTGGACAGTCCTCTACGCCAACAGCTCCACCGAAGGCATCGCGGCGCTTCCGCTGGTCGACCACCGCCTCCGTATCCCGGTCTCCGCCGTCCTGCGGGCCGACACCAGACGCACCCCCATCCTCGACTCGCTCCTCGAAGGGCTGCACTGCGCCTGA
- a CDS encoding NAD(P)/FAD-dependent oxidoreductase: MHKVSEIGAGVEYADVVIIGSGFGGLAAAKQLAKAGVDYVLISSTPEHLFQPLLYQVATGVLASAEIAPPIANILRRHKEADVRQGEVTAIEPDAAVLTYRTGAETRQIRYGSLIAATGASQSYFGRDDFADKTYSLKTIDDAKLLRAQIERVFREAGKADEETRRRLLSFVVVGAGATGVEVAGQLKELAKRYYHEEVSVTLVEGAGAVLPPFGGGLSEYAKKTLTRSGVDVLLGTFVTDIEDGQVTVKDKDGSQRQIEAETIVWSAGVQAGGFAKLLAAATGCETDRAGRLLINPDLTVGGYADIYAIGDMTSLNGYPGQSPVAMQEGRHAADIISRDTHPGTPFVYWDKGSMAVISRFSAVTKLNDKVTFRGVFAWFIWLAVHLFYLVGFRNRFAAVLSWLVAFIGTGRPGFQEVDRQHLERVREPERFVA, encoded by the coding sequence ATGCACAAGGTCAGTGAAATCGGCGCCGGTGTGGAATACGCGGATGTCGTGATCATCGGTTCGGGGTTCGGCGGACTCGCCGCGGCCAAACAATTGGCCAAGGCGGGAGTGGATTATGTCCTGATCTCGAGCACGCCGGAACACCTGTTCCAGCCGCTGCTGTATCAGGTCGCCACCGGGGTGTTGGCGTCCGCCGAGATCGCACCCCCGATCGCGAACATCCTGCGCCGGCACAAGGAGGCGGATGTCCGCCAGGGTGAGGTCACCGCGATCGAGCCCGACGCCGCCGTCCTGACCTACCGCACCGGTGCCGAGACCCGGCAGATCCGCTACGGATCGTTGATCGCGGCCACCGGCGCGAGCCAGTCGTATTTCGGACGCGACGACTTCGCCGACAAGACCTATTCGCTCAAAACCATCGACGACGCGAAGCTGCTGCGGGCCCAGATCGAGCGAGTCTTCCGCGAAGCGGGCAAGGCCGACGAGGAAACCCGCCGCCGGCTGCTCTCGTTCGTGGTCGTCGGCGCGGGGGCCACCGGTGTGGAGGTCGCGGGCCAGCTGAAAGAACTGGCCAAGCGGTACTACCACGAGGAAGTCTCGGTGACCCTGGTCGAGGGCGCCGGCGCTGTTCTACCGCCGTTCGGTGGCGGGCTATCGGAGTATGCGAAGAAAACGCTGACCCGCAGCGGAGTCGACGTCCTGCTCGGCACCTTCGTCACCGATATCGAGGACGGGCAGGTCACGGTCAAGGACAAAGACGGCAGCCAGCGGCAGATCGAGGCCGAGACCATCGTATGGTCGGCGGGTGTGCAGGCCGGCGGTTTCGCGAAGCTGCTGGCCGCGGCCACCGGCTGTGAAACCGATCGCGCCGGGCGCCTGCTCATCAATCCCGATCTCACCGTGGGCGGCTATGCCGATATCTACGCGATCGGCGATATGACCTCGCTCAACGGCTACCCCGGCCAGTCGCCCGTAGCGATGCAGGAGGGCCGGCACGCAGCCGACATCATCAGCCGCGATACGCACCCGGGAACCCCGTTCGTGTACTGGGACAAGGGCAGCATGGCGGTGATCAGCCGGTTCAGCGCGGTGACCAAGCTGAACGACAAGGTCACCTTCCGCGGTGTGTTCGCTTGGTTCATCTGGCTGGCCGTGCACCTGTTCTACCTGGTGGGCTTCCGGAACCGGTTCGCCGCGGTCCTGTCGTGGCTGGTGGCCTTCATCGGCACCGGGCGGCCCGGGTTCCAGGAAGTGGACCGCCAGCATCTGGAACGGGTGCGCGAACCCGAACGATTCGTCGCCTGA